In Mytilus trossulus isolate FHL-02 chromosome 10, PNRI_Mtr1.1.1.hap1, whole genome shotgun sequence, the DNA window TCACTCGTACccttctagagttatgcccttaacaaatggaaaaaatgatGTTTATTCCTTTTAGTTCCcttttcttatgtttaaaaaaattgcccCAAACGGGTTtaccaactcgccccactttttagAAATTAGCCTCACTTGTGAAAAGGGTAAAATCCTGTTAATTTGTATACTTGTAAGCTTAATTGTATAGCAATTGAAAAAAACCTGTTAATACACCTTCTcactatttgtccgccattacaagatatcacacaggttcccgtaaaattttaaAGTGCTTAATTAAACCTCTCACCTGTACGACAATCGCATCAAATctaataatattgatataaatgatgcgtgaacaaaacaaacagaaacaacaggtaaaaatgtcacaaatcaAGGTAATACGTCTAATTGGGTATGTCACAatcgtgaaaagggaacgggattgtTGTTACGACATAATGAATATAACCgatattatctatatatatagcagatattccataacggtcaaccaactggTGATGgcataaaatttacaaagtgaTTATCTCAGCCTCCTAAAGTGTTACTATTGACCgtattgggaagctgaaatcatatTCTTTATCGTaaggttttgttttcaaccgacccttacagtcaatttttagttataaatcTTTATCAAGGGCTctagttgatataaaaaataagtgcAAAAGCTGCAATTTATAGCATGATCCACAATCAGACAGGGTTATTATCATAAtaccatttttatgaataaaatgaaatcaatGTCATTTTAGATACTATGTTTTTTGAATGAGTTAAGCTGTTAagttttagctcacctggcccagatcaagtttgaatttagaTGGCATCACTTTTATTGTTCTTGAATTGTgcccttttttaaatgaaaagatgctgaatttttcatttctctaacttaagtttgcctcaaccaacaCTTAaccacaatgcttattaccacaaaatagtAACCAGATCAAGTATGAATTTGGGTGGCGTCACTCGTACccttctagagttatgcccttaacaaatggaaaaaatgatGTTTATTCCTTTTAGTTCCCTTTTCTTATGTTTACCTCAGTCAAAGTGTTTTGAAACTttaacacaatgcttattacacacacaaaaagcaagtttaaatttgtgaagcgtAAGTTTTACTGTTCTTGAGTGATGTCCTGTTAGAATGTCATATgcaggggcatcatctgtgtcctatggacacattccccatttattttagTATGAAAAACAGGCAATGACCTAACTGGGccaatcaatataaataaatgcttACCAGAGACAATCAGTTAAATAAATTATGACAAACACATTTCATACAAGGTGGATagatttgttgaaataaaaaaaaataatgattcttCTTTTTACAGGACTTTTTAACTTCTAACTTgttgttgtacatgttgtaacaGAGGttcttgataaaatttaaagCTGACCTAAGTAGCTGTTTTGAAGTTCAGATTTATTTGCAACTAATGTAATTGACATTGTGGtgagtttatcatgtttatatatatatttatgtactgAAGTAAAAAGTGTTTCCCCAAggcatgtttatataaaaaagcagttgtggtatgattacaaatgagacaaccatccacaagagactaaatgacacagaaattaacaactataggtcactgtatggccttcaacaatgtgcaaagtccataccacaaaatcagctataaaaggcccctaaatgacaatgtaaaacaaacaaacgagaaaactaatagcCGAATCtatgaacaaaaaatgaatgaaaaacataaatgtaacacataaacaaacgacaaccactgtattACAGGCTcataacttgggacaggcacagaTGCCATGCCCTTTTTCTGTCCAAATAAATGACCCAATGCCCCCACTTTTCATTTCTTTGGATGACGCCATGGTCTGGTAAATGAATGACTACAAGAAAATTGAAGAAAGTAAATAATAATGTAGAGGTATAAAGTCCAGAATTGGCTTGGATGTGCCTCtctttttattcttattaaCTATTTTTACTTGATGATATTTGTATCGATATCATAATTCTACTCAATCTGGATTGAACAATGAAAAGATTGATtcatatgttttgattttgacaagaCGTCATTTGTGAAAAGATTTTAAACTGACCCTTTGACTAATTTCCCTATAATGCATTGAAAAATAGTAAACCAgaagtaaatattttctttgtgtAAGCCTCTATAATTAGGAGCACCCCCATCTTGAGTTCtacctttttagaaaaaaatatccaacaCATGTACAGCACatataaataatcaataaaagtGTCATCATGCCATATTTGCATACtccttttttataaaaatacaggcagaaaaattaaaaacgtcatgaaactttggtgaattgtttatctATCATTTGTGTCTATTGAAGTAATTTTTGTttcgaaatttaaaaattttatattctaaatattggagtaaataaattcaattcttttttttataatctataCGCTTTAGTGCAAAAAGTTCTCTTATTGTCACTTTAACGTAATAAACTTGTTTGACATTAATTGTATATGTTTCTTATTTTGTAGACAATGCCACGCAAAGGTAGAAAAAATTATGAttctaaaagaaaagaaaaaagggaCAAACTGAGAGAGCAGAGATTGAAGCAGGCTGGTGAACTGAACCTCATTTGCAGAAATAATCAGAGCGTCACCTCTCTAAACTGTCCAAAACAAGATCAGAGCGGCAACTCTATAAACTGTCCTATACAATTAGATCAGAGCGTCAACTCTATAAACTGTCCTATAATACCAGATCAGAGCGTCAACTCTATAAACTGTCCTATACAATCAGATCAGAGCGTCAACTATATAAACTGTCCTATACAATCAGATCAGAGCGTCAACTCTATAAACTGTCCTTTACAATCAGATCAGAGCGTCAACTCTATAAACTGTCCTATACAATCAGATCAGAGCGTCAACTCTATAAACTGTCCTATACAATCAGATCAGAGCGTCAACTCTATAAACTGTCCTATACAATCAGATCAGAGCGTCAACTCTATAAACTGTCCTATACAATCAGATCAGAGCGTCAACTCTATAAACTCTCCTATACAATCAGATCAGAGCGTCAACTCTATAAACTCTCCTATACAATTAGATCAGAGCGTCAACTCTATAAACTGTCCTATACAATCAGATCAGAGCGTCAACTCTATAAACTCTCCTATACAATTAGATCAGAGCGTCAACTCTATAAACTCTCCTATACAATTAGATCAGAGTGTCAACTCTATAAACTGTCCTATACAATTAGATCAGAGCGTCAACTCTATAAACTATGTAAACTGTCCTATTAAACAAGATCAGAGTGTCAACTCTATAAACTATGTAAACTGTCCTATACAATCAGATCAGAGTGTCAACTCTATAAACTATGTAAACTGTCCTATTAAACAAGATCAGAGTGTCAACTCTATAAACTATGTAAACTGTCCTATACAATCAGATCAGAGCGTCAACTCTATAAACTGTCCTTTAATACAAGATCAGAGCGTCAACTCTATAAACTGTCCAAATATTACTGAATTCTTTAAATATAATGggttaacaaaatcaaaagaatcTATCAAATTGAAACAATCAATCAGATcgaaaaaatcaatcaatgaaatgaaatctactaaatcatttattttaaacaaatcaatcaaattaaggcaATCATTGAAATCAACAATGagatcaaatttgttttctgaATCTGTTAAAGTAAATCTGGATTATGAAGCAATGGATTTAAACATGGATTctgaagcaattgatttaaacatGGATTCTGAAGCAATGGATTTAAACATGGATTCTGAAGCAATGGATTTAAACATGGATTCTGTAGCAATGGATTTAAACATGGATTCTGAAGCAATGGATTTAAACATGGATTCTGAAGCATTGAATTTAAATATGGATTCTGAATCAGTTGAAATAAGTTTGGATTTTCAAGCAACTAAATCTAATACGTTTTCTGAATTACTTAAATCAAATGTGAAATATAACGGAACATGTGAACTggaaaaatctaatttgtatGATTCAATCGAAGCTGATCCAGATTATAGAAATACTTTCAGCGAcactaaaatgaaacaaatacacatgcagaaaaacaaaagatttaaagAATTTGTAGATAAAAGCATGATTGTAGAAACTGACAATACACAACTTGATTGTAAtggtaattttattatagacTTTGAACAAGAGAATAATGGGTTAAAGCTGTATAGTCACAAGAACAAAGGTACAATAACCGAAAACAGTATAGAGGTTAGCCATGTTAGAAGATCagttgatagaaattttgtagTCCAAGGTAGTTTTCACCAAGGAGATATCCGATTTGGAATTAACAGTGGGAAACAATGTGTTGCAAACTGTTTATCAGCTCTTGCTCACagtaaatttaaaagtttaaaggaTTGGGATCAGATGTATATagataatgttttgatcaagGGAAACCAAATATACAGCAATATCCATGGTGACAATGTTCATCTCCTTGTATCAGACCTACCTGGAATGATAGAAATGTCAGGAAAATTACTGAAAATATCAAGAAAAGAATCAATAACAGCTGTCATTGATAACTATGGAACTTTAGATTTTAGTGAATTTGGAAACTCTTTGCCTTTAGACCAAGCTTTACAAGAATCTCTAATTGACTATGATGCTTGCTTTATATGTGCATATGATACAACATTCTTAGCCTTGAAACACAATCAAGatttacttttgtttgattCCCATGCACGAAACAAGTTTGGCTTACAGGACAGTgatggtaaaagtttacttttaaaattaaacaatctaGATCATCTTTATCAATATTGTTGCAACATGATGGCTGGATCAAGCCAAAATCAATGGTATGAGGTAACAGGAGTCAGTATTTGTATTGAAAACTGCACTGACAGTAATGAACTTTTAGAAAGTTATAACCAAGCTAGCACCAGCAACACTCAAATTTCAGAAAAtccaaaaaaggaaaacaaaagcAGCCATGAGATAATCAAAACTCCAgaaattttaattatgaatTACCACATTTCACCAGAAAAATTCATAACTAACATAAGCTGTAAAGAAAGTATTGTCACTGAGAAAAATAAAGTAGTACACATTGATGAGGGTATTACAGATAATGAATCTGATGTTGAAATTTTGTCAACaataaataattgttatgatttcaaacctCTGAAAACAGATTCAAAGAGGAAGCTCTGTATTATCGCCAAGATACCAACCAAGACAATATCCAAAAAGATTACACCAAACATACATAACATGGGACCACCATCTGCTACAAAGACTATCACAGGTGATGGTAATTGTCTTTTTAGAGCCATTTCATATGCAATATCTAATAGACAAGAATTCTTTGGAAATGTAAGAAAGGTaatagttgatcatttgatgaCAAATACAGAAATATTCAGGTCATTTTTACAGCCACGTTTTATAACGGTAGAACAACATATACAAACactgaaaatgaaagaaaaacatgtaTGGGGAACTGAACTGGAAATATTAGCTTGTGCTGACCTTCTTAAAACAGacatttatactttttataatgGTACATGGATTAAGTATTCTTCATCTcaaataaacagcaataattgtGTTAATGATCAGGCAATTTATCTTCAACATAAAGGAGATATAAATCATTATGAAGTCGTCACAAATGTTACTCAAAAATCACTCTCTCCAAATCCATTACAATATAGACAAAGTAATGCAGAAAAGTATCAAGTTGATAGAAAATCTGAGGTCACTTCTAAGAAAATGAAAGTTGATGAAAACCAGACAACTGGCTCGATTTACAATTTGGGCGACTGCAATACTGAATCAAAAGGTTTATCTAAAGCTGAAAAAGAAAGGATCAAGTACTGGACAGATGACACATTTAGAGCTAGAAAAACTAatacattaaaaagaaaatactggGAGAATGAAGGAATACGTtccaaaaaattatgtttaggcattaaaaaatacaaagaaaatgaGACATACAGATTGAATTTAATACAAGCAGGTATTCAAAAATATCAAGACGATGAAGAATACAGGGATGCTTTAATAGAATCAGGAATTTATAAGTATCAAGAAGACAGGGGTTACAAAGATGCTTTAATACAATCAggaattaataaatataaggAAGACCAGGTTTACAGAGATGCTTTAATACAATCAGGAATTCAAAAATATCAAGAAGATCCTGAGTACAGAGAAACTTTGAAACAAGCTAGTATAGAAAAGTATAAATCAGATGATAAGCACAAGGAACATGTTAAACAAACAAGTATACACAAGTATAAAGCAGATGAAAATCACAAGGAACATGTAAAAAAAGCAAGTATACAAAAGTATAAAGAGGACGAAAGTCACAAGGAACATGTGAAACAAGCCAGtatacaaaagtataaaaaagacgaaagtcataaggaacatgtgaaACAAGCAAGTatacaaaagtataaagaagacgaaagtcacaaggaacatgtaaaacaaacaagtatACACAAGTATAAAGCAGATGAAAGTCACAAGGAACATGTAAAAAAAGCAAGTattcaaaagtataaagaaGACGAAAGTCACAAGGAACATGTGAAACAAGCCAGtatacaaaagtataaaaaagacgAAAGTCACAAGAAACATGTAAAACAAGCAAGTATACAAAAGTATGCAGATGATGATGCACACAAAATTAAGATTAAACAACAAACATCAGTACGTCGTAAAAATCTTCAATTAGAAAACAAGCAAATAACTGAGgtaataagaaaatttaaagatgaaGTTAACAAAGGTCCAGAATGTGTTTGTGCTTGTTGTTTGAGgcttttttttgaaaaacaagtaCAGATTTGCAAAAAGGATTATTACGATAATTCTATATTTGATTTAGTTACAACAGATAAATACCAACACAAATGTACAGATGATTGCAAGACAAATTGTGCTTTTGAAGGAACATGTAGAACAAGTTTGTGGATCTGTTATACTTGTCATCGTAAAATGTTGAAAGGTAAAATACCTGCTGATTCCTTTTCAAATAGTCTATTACTAGAAAATGTTCCAGTAGAGTTAAAACAGCTTAATTCAATTGAGCAACAACTTATTGCCCAGAACATtccttttatgaaaataatggctTTACCAAAAGGAGGACAAAAAGGTGTTCATGGACCTGTAGTGTGTGTGCCAtctgatttgaaaaaagtaacTTCCACATTACCCAGATCTGAAAATGAAAGTCTATTACTGAAAGTTAAGTTAAAGAGAAAGCTAAGCTACAAAGGatatgacaaatatcaatttgtaaGACCAAACCATTTAGAGCAAGCtcttttgtatttaaaagatcaaaacaTATGGTATAAAGATGTGGCTATCAACAATGAATGGATTAATCCAATTCCTGAATTAAATGATGATCAAGTAGAAAAGGATGAATCTGAATCTGATCATACTGAGCTAGTGagggaaaataaaaaagaggaagaaaaaactaaaacaacGTCCTCTACAACAGgcaatgaaaaagaaattgaaagcGAACCTGTTAGCTACATTGATGATAGATTACGTGGTGTTCAGTTAGATACTTGTTTACAACCTGCTGATATTGGACAAGAGGCTTTAGATTTATGCTTTGACCAAGTTTTTAACCTTGCTCCAGCAGAAAATAACAGTCCTCTTAGTGTTCTCCAAGAATCAGGAATTGAAGCTAAAACTTTTCCTGTACATTTTCCAACaggaaaaaatacatttgatgaAATCCGTAATGAAAAACTGACCATTGGAAGGTACTTTAATCTTCGATTGATGAGTGTTGAAAACAGGTTTGCAAGGGATACATCCTACATATTTTTCAGTCAATATTTAACAGAACTCAACAGTGTGATTTCAAATGTACAGATATCTCTCAGAAAAGAATGCCCTTTTTCTAAAGAGGGAAAGAAAGTTACTGGAGAAATGCTGTGCAATAAGGAAACCTTGAAAGAGCTGTTTAAAAAAGATGAAGCTATTAAGTATTTAAAACCTATTAGAGGAACTCCCCCATACTGGCAAAGTTCACAGAAAGATATATTTGCAATGATCAGACAGTTAGGTGTGCCAACATTCTTCTGTTCTTTTTCATCAGCAGACTTCAGATGGTCAGAAATTgttaatacaatattaaaacaacaggGTGACATGAGAAATACGGAAAATATGACATGGGATGAAAAATGTAAAGTTCTTTGTAGCAATCCTGTTacagcagcaagaatgtttaatCATAGATTTAATACATTTCTAAAGGATGTTATCATGTCAGAAGCTGAACCAATAGGGAAAATAATTGACTATTTTTACAGAGTTGAGTTTCAACAAAGAGGTTCTCCTCACACCCATTGTTTGATTTGGGTAGAAAATGCTCCAAAATATGGTGAAGATGACAATGAAGAAGTTATGAGTTTTATTGACAAGTATGTTACATGTGAGATACCAGATGAAAATGTAGATAAAGAATTACATGACATTGTTATGGAAGTACACCAACACagcaaaaatcattcaaaaaccTGTAAGAAAAAAGGAACAGTATGTCGTTTTAATTTTCCAAGACCTCCTTCAACTAAAACATTCATCTCTGAACCAAGTAAACcagataatgaaaataaaaaggacGAAAAAGTAGCAAAAGAAATATTGTCTGGCTTGTGGACAGTTATAAAAGAGCATGAAGATAAAAACTTAGATGtatctgaaattttcaaaaagacagGTCTTACTCAAGAAAGCTTTGAAAAGTATTTTCGTTTCATCACCAATCGAAACACAGTAGTTCTTAAACGTGAGCCAAATGAAATTTACACCAACCAGTATAATCCACATCTTTTAAGGGCTTGGAATGCAAACATGgacatacaatatattttggATGCATTTTCCTGTGTTGTATACATTATAAGTTACATAAGTAAATCTGAGCGAGAACTAGGATTACTCCTCCAACAAACCAAAAATGAAGCTGAAGAAGGAAATTTAAATGCACAACAGACTATGAAAAAAATTGGAACTTCATACTTACACCATAGAGAGGTTAGTGCACAAGAAGCTGTTTTTAGAGTTACTGGATTAAGATTAAGAGAATGTTCTAGAAAAGTAGAATTTATACCTGTTGGTGAAAATCCATGTAGAATGAGCATACCTCTGAAAGACCTAGAGAAACAACAAAGTTATAAATCTTCCAACAGAAAAAGGAGTAATAGTGACAGTGCAGATGAAAatgatgatgaaaataaaatatggatGAACAATTTAGTTGATAGGTATAAAGGTAGACCacacattgatatgtttattaaaatgtgCCTTGCAAGGTTCGGTTCTGAATACAGTGTGTTAGGAGAGTCACAGTTACCCCAGAAAATTAATGAAGAAACAACCTTCAAACTTGATGGCAACCTAGGACATATTAGAAAGCGCACAAGAACCTCACCGGCAGTTATCAAATATCCACGTTTCTCACAGGAAACTTCACCTGAGAAATACTTCCAAAGCATTTTGCAACTCTTTTTACCATACAGGCATGATGAACAGTTAAAACCTCCACTATTTGATAcatatgaaaatttcttcaCTTGTGGTAGAGTTAAGTTTCCAGGGGATAATACTTTGACTTCTGTAAAGGAATTTGTTATCAAAAACATGGCAGATTTTGTGAAAACTGGTCAAGAGTTAGAGGACGCAGAAAATCAATTGCATGAAATAGATCCAAAAGAAGATGCATGGTGTGAATTATGTCCAGAATCAGAACTGAACAGAAGAGAATGTATTGATGAAGGGAAAGTAACAAGTGTGATTGAAGAAGATTTGTCAGAAGCAACAATACCcgatttgaataatgaaaagaGCTCATCATCTGTTGGAACTAATCTGCTGTCAGTTGCCctcacaaaaaatgaaattatccCAAGACTCAGAAGTTTGAATGTGAAGCAGAGACAAATTCTCTATAAAGTGAGAGATTGGTGCATTCAGAAAGCAAATGGAAAAACACCAAAGCCTTTACATGTATTCATTACAGGAGGAGCTGGAACGGGTAAAAGTCACTTGATCAAGTGTATACAATATGAAGCAACTAGAATTTTAGCACAAACTTCAGAGAATCCAGATGATCTCACAGTTCTATTAACAGCTCCAACTGGAACAGCTGCATTTAACATCCACGGATTGACAATTCACAGTGCTCTCGGCATTTTCAAATCACTTTCACCTGACCACGCAACTCTAAGTGAAGACAAAATTAATTCGCTCCGAACTAAGTTAGAAAACTTACAGATCTTGATTATTGATGAAATTTCAATGGTCAACAAAAAGttgttgtttttcgttcatgAGAGACTCAGACAAGTGAAAAAAAGACCAGACAATTGTTTATTTGGAGGTGTCTCAGTAATTGCAGTTGGTGATTTTTATCAGTTACCACCTGTTAGAACAAAAAGG includes these proteins:
- the LOC134687882 gene encoding uncharacterized protein LOC134687882, with translation MSQIKTMPRKGRKNYDSKRKEKRDKLREQRLKQAGELNLICRNNQSVTSLNCPKQDQSGNSINCPIQLDQSVNSINCPIIPDQSVNSINCPIQSDQSVNYINCPIQSDQSVNSINCPLQSDQSVNSINCPIQSDQSVNSINCPIQSDQSVNSINCPIQSDQSVNSINCPIQSDQSVNSINSPIQSDQSVNSINSPIQLDQSVNSINCPIQSDQSVNSINSPIQLDQSVNSINSPIQLDQSVNSINCPIQLDQSVNSINYVNCPIKQDQSVNSINYVNCPIQSDQSVNSINYVNCPIKQDQINLDYEAMDLNMDSEAIDLNMDSEAMDLNMDSEAMDLNMDSVAMDLNMDSEAMDLNMDSEALNLNMDSESVEISLDFQATKSNTFSELLKSNVKYNGTCELEKSNLYDSIEADPDYRNTFSDTKMKQIHMQKNKRFKEFVDKSMIVETDNTQLDCNGNFIIDFEQENNGLKLYSHKNKGTITENSIEVSHVRRSVDRNFVVQGSFHQGDIRFGINSGKQCVANCLSALAHSKFKSLKDWDQMYIDNVLIKGNQIYSNIHGDNVHLLVSDLPGMIEMSGKLLKISRKESITAVIDNYGTLDFSEFGNSLPLDQALQESLIDYDACFICAYDTTFLALKHNQDLLLFDSHARNKFGLQDSDGKSLLLKLNNLDHLYQYCCNMMAGSSQNQWYEVTGVSICIENCTDSNELLESYNQASTSNTQISENPKKENKSSHEIIKTPEILIMNYHISPEKFITNISCKESIVTEKNKVVHIDEGITDNESDVEILSTINNCYDFKPLKTDSKRKLCIIAKIPTKTISKKITPNIHNMGPPSATKTITGDGNCLFRAISYAISNRQEFFGNVRKVIVDHLMTNTEIFRSFLQPRFITVEQHIQTLKMKEKHVWGTELEILACADLLKTDIYTFYNGTWIKYSSSQINSNNCVNDQAIYLQHKGDINHYEVVTNVTQKSLSPNPLQYRQSNAEKYQVDRKSEVTSKKMKVDENQTTGSIYNLGDCNTESKGLSKAEKERIKYWTDDTFRARKTNTLKRKYWENEGIRSKKLCLGIKKYKENETYRLNLIQAGIQKYQDDEEYRDALIESGIYKYQEDRGYKDALIQSGINKYKEDQVYRDALIQSGIQKYQEDPEYRETLKQASIEKYKSDDKHKEHVKQTSIHKYKADENHKEHVKKASIQKYKEDESHKEHVKQASIQKYKKDESHKEHVKQAITTDKYQHKCTDDCKTNCAFEGTCRTSLWICYTCHRKMLKGKIPADSFSNSLLLENVPVELKQLNSIEQQLIAQNIPFMKIMALPKGGQKGVHGPVVCVPSDLKKVTSTLPRSENESLLLKVKLKRKLSYKGYDKYQFVRPNHLEQALLYLKDQNIWYKDVAINNEWINPIPELNDDQVEKDESESDHTELVRENKKEEEKTKTTSSTTGNEKEIESEPVSYIDDRLRGVQLDTCLQPADIGQEALDLCFDQVFNLAPAENNSPLSVLQESGIEAKTFPVHFPTGKNTFDEIRNEKLTIGRYFNLRLMSVENRFARDTSYIFFSQYLTELNSVISNVQISLRKECPFSKEGKKVTGEMLCNKETLKELFKKDEAIKYLKPIRGTPPYWQSSQKDIFAMIRQLGVPTFFCSFSSADFRWSEIVNTILKQQGDMRNTENMTWDEKCKVLCSNPVTAARMFNHRFNTFLKDVIMSEAEPIGKIIDYFYRVEFQQRGSPHTHCLIWVENAPKYGEDDNEEVMSFIDKYVTCEIPDENVDKELHDIVMEVHQHSKNHSKTCKKKGTVCRFNFPRPPSTKTFISEPSKPDNENKKDEKVAKEILSGLWTVIKEHEDKNLDVSEIFKKTGLTQESFEKYFRFITNRNTVVLKREPNEIYTNQYNPHLLRAWNANMDIQYILDAFSCVVYIISYISKSERELGLLLQQTKNEAEEGNLNAQQTMKKIGTSYLHHREVSAQEAVFRVTGLRLRECSRKVEFIPVGENPCRMSIPLKDLEKQQSYKSSNRKRSNSDSADENDDENKIWMNNLVDRYKGRPHIDMFIKMCLARFGSEYSVLGESQLPQKINEETTFKLDGNLGHIRKRTRTSPAVIKYPRFSQETSPEKYFQSILQLFLPYRHDEQLKPPLFDTYENFFTCGRVKFPGDNTLTSVKEFVIKNMADFVKTGQELEDAENQLHEIDPKEDAWCELCPESELNRRECIDEGKVTSVIEEDLSEATIPDLNNEKSSSSVGTNLLSVALTKNEIIPRLRSLNVKQRQILYKVRDWCIQKANGKTPKPLHVFITGGAGTGKSHLIKCIQYEATRILAQTSENPDDLTVLLTAPTGTAAFNIHGLTIHSALGIFKSLSPDHATLSEDKINSLRTKLENLQILIIDEISMVNKKLLFFVHERLRQVKKRPDNCLFGGVSVIAVGDFYQLPPVRTKRVDKLYVDDPSNPSNQLWNGLFEIAELDEIMRQREDGLFAKLLNRLRVKQKNESLSYSDKDTLKQCIGDGPDEVLHIYSTNAEVDTFNKEMILKLCTESKLIEAEDYEKNKTSGKLTLKKIHCTKSDVCLPISILLAEGARVMLIKNEDTADGLVNGVMGTVISIKDYSPNSLPSAIFVLFDNERVGKNAKLQKIICGKRCVGLKPSSEDIPLSTCVRKQFPLKLAWACTIHKVQGLTVEECVVDLNKCFTYGQAYVALSRVTSKSGLHIKSIVTEKLDKKIFCDPDIVKGVSEMTRFLPEVENEREEHTDIVQIMYHNIQGLQTHAEDLKQNPDFMGVDYICLTETWADQEFACFEMIGYDGFHLPRSQAFENDDSYYSSLKDMQHGGVCVFYKHSSETELCNLASNLECIVFKITTENIFVATIYRTQKYNVGNFLENLATLICKLQELSEKIVIIGDFNQDILKGC